The window AGGTATTTCCGGGGATTAAGACGATGTGACATTTCAAATTGGGAATAAAATAGGACATTTCAAATTGGAAACCACAATGCCAGGGAGCAACCTTGACACCCCGACAGAGCATTCGGTATACTATTGGGCGATTGAGAAATCCTTCGCGAACTGGCAAGATGAAGAAGAGCCGGCGAATGTATGAACATCTTCCGCAGCCGCGTGGCAGGCGGTTTTTTATTGAGCAGGAGCGCGGAGTTACCGACGTACGGGTGGAGGTCGGGCTGGCGCACGTGCGCGTGCGCGCAGGCTCTGGCGAAAGAGGGTTATACAACCACCTGAAAGTGCTGGAAGCTATTGCGGAACAGGGCGTCAACGTGTCGCTGGTGAAAATCCACCACGACTGGATTACCTTCGCAGTGAGCCAGTCCGACGTGCCCTGCGTGAGCCGTTGTCTGGATGTTCTCGGGCTCGAACACAAGATAGTACCCAATCTTGCGCTGGTCATTACGGTGGCTTCGAACATGCGCGAGTCGGCGGGGATAATGGCTCAGATTGCGGAGTCGCTTTGGGAAGCGGATGCGCACATCATCGAGACCGGTGATTCGCACAATACGGTACAGTGCCTTGTCGCCGAAGAACGCGCCTTCGCCGCTGCTCAGTCGCTGCGTCGTCGGTTCCAGCTGGGGGAGGTGGCGCGGTGAAAATCCTGGTGATGAAGTTCGGGGGAACCTCTATCGACACACCGGAACACCGCGAAATCGCCGCCCGCAAGGTGATACGTGCCAAGGAAGATGGTTTTGCGCCGGTGGTGGTGGTCTCTGCGATAGGCAGGCGTGGCGCTCCGTATGCCACCGATACCCTGATCGAGTTTCTGCGCAGTATCGACCCGTCTGTGCCGCCCAATGCCCGCGAGATGGACCTGATGATGGCGTGTGGGGAGATTATTTCCACAGTGGTCATGGCTCACACGCTAAAAACCATGGGCTATGATGCGGTTGCTCTCACCGGCGGACAGGCAGGTATCATTACCGATAACGAATACGGCAACGCCAGAGTGCTGCAGATTCATCCTCAGGCTATCCGACACCATCTGGAAGCCGGACGTATTGTGGTGGTCGCCGGATTTCAGGGCGTTGCCGAAGACAAGCTGGGTTTTCACCCCGACATCACCACCCTGGGGCGTGGTGGCAGCGATACCACTGCCTCCGCTCTGGGTGCTGCCCTGAACGCTGTAGCGGTGGAAATCTACACCGATGTGGACGGTGTGAAAACCGCCGACCCCGACATCATCCCCGATGCGCGAACTCTGCCGGTCATCAGCTATGAAGAGGTCGCAGAGATTGCGCACCAGGGAGCTAAAGTGCTTCATCCCCGTGCTGCCGAAATCGCGATGCTCCACAACATCCCTCTGTGGGTCAAATGCACTTTTACCGAAGAGCCGGGCACACTGGTAACTTCCAGTGAGAGCGCAGAGGGGGTAGACCTGCCAGAGGTGACCGGAGTCACCCACATCACTGGCAAAATTGTCTACCTGATTTTCCATATCGGGGAGACACCCGAGAAACCGGAGATAGAACTGCAGCTGTACCGGCTGATGGCGCAGGCGAATATTAACCTCTACCTGAACAGCTACAGCCATGACACTCTGAGCTTCGCAGTGCCTCGCGACCGCTGGAGCCTGGTGCAGAGCCTGCTGGACGGTTTGGTAATGCCGGCAGGGAACCCTCCTCAGCGGCTGTTCATCTTTCGCGTGGGCGACAAGCCCTCTCGGGAGTACCTGTTACAGAAGCAGATGCTGAGCGCTCTCGGAGAGGCTATCCCCGTACAGGAAGTTCCTGTGGAAGTGCTCGAAAACTGCACGATGGTATCCCTGATTGCTGCCAAACTGAGCCGTCGTCCGGGAATGATGGCGCTGTTCCTGCGCACGCTGTATGAAGCAGGTGTTCA is drawn from Bacillota bacterium and contains these coding sequences:
- a CDS encoding aspartate kinase, which encodes MKILVMKFGGTSIDTPEHREIAARKVIRAKEDGFAPVVVVSAIGRRGAPYATDTLIEFLRSIDPSVPPNAREMDLMMACGEIISTVVMAHTLKTMGYDAVALTGGQAGIITDNEYGNARVLQIHPQAIRHHLEAGRIVVVAGFQGVAEDKLGFHPDITTLGRGGSDTTASALGAALNAVAVEIYTDVDGVKTADPDIIPDARTLPVISYEEVAEIAHQGAKVLHPRAAEIAMLHNIPLWVKCTFTEEPGTLVTSSESAEGVDLPEVTGVTHITGKIVYLIFHIGETPEKPEIELQLYRLMAQANINLYLNSYSHDTLSFAVPRDRWSLVQSLLDGLVMPAGNPPQRLFIFRVGDKPSREYLLQKQMLSALGEAIPVQEVPVEVLENCTMVSLIAAKLSRRPGMMALFLRTLYEAGVQVLQTADSEMSLSCLVNESDVEKAVRVLHERFVTERAYARQ